A stretch of DNA from Blastopirellula marina:
GCCCCAGCGGTCATCGGCAGAAGCTGAACGCCTCGCTCGACCTTGGCCATTTCTTCCTCTTTCATGGCCGCGTCACTGGCGCCGAAGTCTACGGTACCGTCGATCACGGCAGTCACGCCCGAACCGCTACCAACCGACTGATAATCGATTTGCACGCCCTTGTGCGCCTTGGAATATTCTTTGAACCAAGAGGTGTAAAGCGGAGCGGGAAAACTAGCACCAGCACCTTGGAGTTCGATGCCAGGACTTCCACCGCCACTACCACAACCGATCGTCGCCGCCAGCACGGCCGCAAATGCGAAGTAGGTGCCCAGAATGGATGGAGTGTTCTTCATGCTCGTTGAGTTCCCCACAAAAGTATTGGAAGCAGGTGGTGTTTAGGTCGCATCGTCATTGACCGCTCAAGCTACTTGCCCCTCATCTGAGGAGGAAACTTGGTGAGCAACGACAACAGTCACTCGGGAAATCGGGGTTAATTGTGTGTTGATCCCCCAAAGTGGCAGCATGATGGCCGCTTAGTCACAAAATCTACGGGGAAGATGCTTCCATCACAACCCAATAGGACCCACGCGCATGGAATCTTAACAATTGTCTTTACAAACCATGCGACTTCCGATGCGGGGAGAGACGCGAAAAGTCTCGTGAAACTGTTTTTTTGCGGGTTTCGCGACCAGCGATGGTCTCGATAAGACGTCTTGTATGAGCGCTTCTCTTAACCAAACGACGAAGAAATCACCAAACTTCACTGAAAAGCCACCCGTATGGTTGGCATCTGAGTTGCACTTCTTGTGATGCGAAAACATTTCATCGCGAAATCACTAAGGAGCCCAACCCAATGAACACGTCGCCGTCACAAGACATCAACTCGCGAAGCTCGACGGACCGCCCTGTTGTGCTCGTCACAGGTAGTGGTGGCCTCATCGGGTCGCGAACAATTCCCAAACTTCGCGAGGAATTTACCGTTGTCGGAATGGACTTACACCCGCCAGGCCCCCAGGACACTCAAACCGATCACTGGATTCAAGTTGATTTAACCGACGAACAAAGTGTGGTTGATGCAGTTGCGGAGCTGCGACAGGAATTTGGTGATCATCTCGCCAGCGTCTTGCATTTAGCTGCTTACTACGACTTCTCTGGCGAGCAGAGTCCGCTTTACGAGGAACTGACGGTTCAGGGAACGCGTCGTTTGATCGAGCACCTTCAGCCGCTGCAAGTCGATCAGTTTATCTTCTCCAGCAGCCTATTAGTGATGGAATCTATCGAGGTAGGAAAGCGACTAACATCAAAGTCTCCCACCAATGCGGAATGGGCTTACCCGCAATCGAAGCTCGAGACGGAAACCTTACTGCGTGAGATGCATGACGACATCCCTGTGCTGATCTTACGCATCGCCGGTGTTTACGACGAGCAGTGCCATTCGTTGCCTGTCTCGCACCAGATTCAACGAATCTACGAGAAACAATTGGAAAGCTACTTTTTCCCCGGCAACGAAGAGTGTGGCCAATCGTTTGTTCATCTTGAAGATTTGGCCGATTGCATTCTGGCTGCAATCCATCGTCGTCGCGAGCTGCCATCGTTCGAAACGCTACTTATCGGAGAAGAGGATGTACTAAGCTACGAACAGCTTCAAGATGAAATCGGTCAAAACCTTCACGGTCGAGACTGGCCGACGATCCGTATCCCGGCGTGCGTCGCGAAAGCGGGGGCTTGGGCAAAGGACAAAATGGCATCCTCTGAAGAGGATCGGCCGTTCATTAAGCCTTGGATGGTCGACTTAGCGGATCAAAACTATCCGGTCGATTTAAGCGAGGCGAGAGCAGCACTGGGTTGGTCGCCGAAGCATACGTTGCGCCAGACATTGCGAACCATCCTCGACAATCTGAAAAACAATCCTCAGCATTTCTACGAAACGAATAAGCTCGGAGCGTTGGAGGAAGATAAGTCGGGAGCCTCCTCATAATGCACCAGTCTTCCGACAAATCGATAATCCAGAAAGCAGAACAAAGCCGGGCTGTTGCGCCTTGGAACTACAATCCATCTGCTTGGTCGCAGCGGGTACCGGTGTGCATCCTGGCGTTTTTCGCGACGCTGGTCGCATCGCACCTAGCAGCATTCCAATGGGGGCTAATCGACTACGTCTGGGATCCGGTGTTCGGCGGTCAAAGCGCTAAAGTAATCGGATCGGACATTGCCAAGAAGATGGATGCCTGGATTGGCGTTCCCGATGCAGCGTTAGGTGCGATCGCCTACTTAGGCGATGCGATCTTTGGACTGGCAGGCTCAACTCGACGTTGGCAAGATCGACCATGGATTGTGATTCTCTTTGGAATCGATGTCATTCCACTTGGTATTGTCAGTGTCATTCTCGTGCTGATTCAGACGTTTGTCTTGGGAGAATGGTGTTTTCTCTGTTTGATCACCGCGACTATTTCCATCGCCTTGATTTACTTGGCTTACGACGAAGTTTACTCGTCGCTTCTATACCTCTGGAAGGTGTGGAGAGCGTCAGGTAGCAAACGCGAAGTCTGGATCACGCTATGTGGATTCCCCACTGAATCGGCAATTCGCGTTGGTCGAGAGATGTTAGAACCGAAATCCCCCACCTCCAGTGAAGGAACTTAATGTATGTGGGCCCGAGTTGCTGAATTCATGCTTGGTTGCTGGATGCTGTGTAGCCCCTTCATTTTTAGAGGTGTGCATCGCGCAGACGCTCCTACATTGTGGGACTTCTCAGCCGGCTTGTTGATAATTACGTTCGCGTTGCTTTCATTCTGGGAGCGAACACGTTTTGCCCATATTGGTACATTACTGCTCTCCATTGTCATGGTCCTGGGGCCGCGCATCGCTCTCGCCCCGCATGTTCCTCCTGCGGGAGAAAACTTCATGATGGTAGGACTTTTGCTGTTAATGTTTGCAATGGTTCCTAGTCAAGCATCCCAACCACCGAGAGCCTGGAGAACCGCTTTACACAAACGAGAACATACTTAAGAGAAGGAGCACATCATGGCTTATGAACAAGTAAAGAACATCGTCCATGATCTGGCCCGGAAACATTTGGCAGCAAGCGACGCCTGTCGCGGTGAGCACGGAATCACCAATGCCAATGCACGAACGAAGTTGTTACTGGAACACTTGGAGGCGTTTGAGGTTGAAGTTTACGCTCGATTGGAAATCGACAACGAGGCTACGCCGAACGAAATACTGGAAACATGGATTCAGTACGTTCCTATGGAATCGGTTGACGACTCGCTAAAACGTCTCGAGTACGCCGAAGGAGCCGACAAGCCACAGCGACTGCTCGACTTCCACCAGTCGGTAACTGACTTATTGAAAACGATCTCGGACCAGGTTGAGAGTGAGAAGGTCAGCGAATTTTTCGAGAGTTTAACTGAGATCGAAGAGACTTTTTCGCGTCAGTGTGCGGTGGCTCAGACTGGCGAAGCTGATATCTAGATCCTGTCACGCAACATGATTTCTTCGTCTGCAAAAAAAGAGCCGCTCAAATGGCGGCTCTGTCGTTGCTCGTTCCTGCAGGTTGACTAGCCAGCTTGCTTCCCAAAGACACCACTTAGATCGACGGTGCTTAAGAGCAGACTAACCTGCTTCATGTCGGCAAGCGTCTTACGACATTCTCGTTCGCTCGATGACCAACCGCGACGAATTGCACGGCAGGCATCCGCAATTTCCTTGTGGGAGACTGCTGCTTCTCGAATTTGAACTGGGGCTTCAGGACATGCGATCGAGCTCATGGTAACTCCATTTATATCTCGGAGGTCGGGTGTTGTTTCAGTGTTTGGTAGGGATCGCAATTGGCGTACCAATCCTGAGAAATCGCCGATTTCCATCTCGGTTTGGAAGGACGTTCTATCCTGCCTCGGAGGTCATCCATGATCTAAGGCACATCGCTTGCAGCGTTTACGAAAACCCGACAACTTCTTGTCGCGAGGTCCGCAACTTCGATAGAATGAGAGCAAAAAGGAGCAAAGCAATGTCTCGTCAGTGTGTAGTGGCCGTTTACGAATCACTTGAAGCAGCTCAGAAAGCGGTGCACGCCCTCGACGAGAGCAAATTCCCGTCGGAGAAGGTTTCGCTGGTGGCAAATAGTATCCATCAAGATCTTCAGTCGACCACACCCATCCAATATGGGGACGAAGCAACCCATGATGCCGCGTTCGGAGCTGGCGTGGGTGGATTGCTGGCATTCTTCATGGCAGCACCTTTACTCACAATCCCCGGCATCGGGCTCATGCTAATCGCTGGGCCAATTTCAGCAGGGCTTGCCGGAGCTATCGTCGGAGGCTTTCTCGGAGCCCTTAATGGGTGGGGTGTCCACGAAGATCACATTACGGATTACGAAGAGGAAGTTCGTAAAGGTGCGTGTCTGGTCGTCGCTAATGGTGATCCGTACGAGATTGACTACGCGAAACAGATTCTCGGCAAGACCGAAGCGAAGAAGGTATCGATGTACGCTCATGAGAGCGCTGACGAGATTAACCCATAGCGGAGAGGGCCCCCCCCCTATTTTGTAAGACGCTACCAAACGAAAAGAGCCAAGCCCGTAACCGGCTTGGCTCTTTTCATCTAGTTTCAATTGCAAGAAGCTTAGGCTTCGATCAACATTCGCGAAGGTTCTTCGATGGCTTCCTTCACGCGTCGCAGGAACGTGACTGCTTCGCGACCATCGACAATCCGATGATCGTACGTCAGTGCGAGGTACATCATCGGGCGAATCACAACCTGACCATTCAGAGCGATCGGTCGTTCTTCAATCGCGTGCATACCCAACACGCCGCTTTGTGGCGGGTTGACGATTGGCGTCGAGAGCATCGAACCGTAAACACCACCGTTGCTGATGGTGAATGTACCGCCGGATAGCTCTTCCGGCTTCAGCTGGTTGCTCTTAGCACGTCCAGCAAACTCTTGGATGGCCTGTTCGATTTCCGCAAAGCTCATTCGCTCGGCAAACTTCAGAACTGGAACGACCAAGCCCTTACCGGACCCGACGGCAATGCCGATATGGAAATAGTTGCGGTAAACGATGTTCGTCTCGTCGCGAATTTCGGCGTTCAATTCCGGGTGAGCCTTCAACGCGTCGATCAACGCCTTCGTGAAGAAGGACATGAAACCGAGCTTTACACCGTAACGCTTCTGGAACGATTCACCGTGACGCTTACGCAGGTCCATGACATAGGACATGTCGACCTGGTTGAACGTCGTCAGCAGTGCCGCTTTCTGCTGCGCTTGAACTAAACGCTGAGCGATACGACGACGAATCAGGCTCATTGGAATGACTTCTTCCAATTCCGATTCGTTCTTGCTGGATGCTCCGGCACCCGTCTTTCGATTCGAGATCGATTCGACGTACTTTTCCACGTCTTCACGGCGAACCGTTTTGCCGGTGGGCGAAACGTCAGAAGCATTCAAACCATGCTTCAACAATTCGCGTCGACCCGATGGGGTCGCTTGGACGTCGTTGCCGCTTGCGGAGGAAGCGCTGCCATCGCTTTTGGCTTCCGACGTGGCTGCGGCTGGTTTCGGCTCTTCGGCCTTCTTCGCGGCCTTGGTGCTCTTCGATGCGGCTTTAGGCTTGCCACCACCTTCTTCAAACAAGGCGATCACTTCACCCACGCCGACGATTTCGCCTTCTTGCTTCAGGATCTTCTGCAAGGTGCAATTCGCTGGTGCGGCCAGGTCCATTGAGGCCTTGTCGGTCTCTAGTTCAACCACGTCCTCGTCTTCTTGGACGTTGTCTCCTTCGCTTTTGAGCCATTTCAGGATCTGAACTTCCTGGATCGACTCGCCAGACTCGGGGACTTTCAATTCGATGGTCATCTTCCGCAGCTATCCTTTCTAGGTGTTGAAGGCTCGTTCGAGAAGTTGTTGCTGCTCGAACTCATGAGCCGCTTTGGATCCGGTTGCCGGGCTGGAAGATGTCTCCCGAGCGATAACAGAAAGCGGGAATCGCTCGAACATTCGATGCCCGTATCGTAATTTCCAGTAGGGCCAAACACCCATATTGTCGGGTTCTTCTTGGACCCAGTACAAGGGGACCCCGTCCTGATACTGATCCAGAACAGCTTGCACCGTGTGGTTCTTCAATGGGTAAGGCTGCTCAACCCGAATAATCGCTACATCGTGTCGCTGATGCTCATCACGGTAGTGGGCTAAGTCATAGTAAACCTTGCCGCTGCACATGATCACCCGCGAGGTATGTTCGGGGTTCTCGCGATTATCTTTGATAATGCGTTCAAACTTGTTGTTCGCAAGTTCTTCCAAACTGGAGACTGCTGCCGGGTGGCGGAGCAGGCTCTTTGGAGTGAACAGAATCAGCGGCTTCTTCCACGTGCGCTTCATTTGACGACGCAGAATATGGAAGTACTGGGCTGGTGTGGTCGGAATAGCAACTTGAATGTTGTCTTCCGCAGCCAACCAAAGGAACCGTTCCAAGCGTGCACTCGAGTGCTCTGGCCCCTGCCCTTCATAACCGTGTGGCAGCATCAACACTAACCCGCTCAAGCGGCGCCACTTGTCTTCGGCGCTGGCCATGAACTGGTCGATGATCACCTGGGCGGCATTACTAAAGTCACCAAACTGTGCTTCCCATGCGACTAACGCATTGGGATAGTCGAGGCTATAACCGTAATCAAAACCCAGCACGCCAGCTTCACTTAGCGGGCTGTTGACGATCTCGACTGGGGCTTGTTTCTGCGACAGGTTGGTAAAGATGTTGTGCTCGTGACCGTCGTTGATGTCGTGCAGCACCGAGTGACGCTGGTTGAACGTACCACGCTGGCTATCCTGGCCCGAGAGACGAATACGGTGCCCTTCCATCGATAGGGTAGCGAAGGCCAAGGCTTCGGCAGCCGCCCAATCGAGCGAACGCTGACCATCGGCCATCTCGCGACGCTGGTCCGCAATACGGGTCAACTTCCGATTGCGATGGAAGTCATCCGGTACGGTCGCCAGTTGACGCAATATCTCGGCAGATCGATCGGTCGGGATACGAGTTTCAGGACATTCGTCGGCCGGATCGTGCTCTGGATCTTCGTTAGTCGGTTCCAGACCACCCGCAAATTCTTCCCAAACACCTTCGGGTCGACGCAGCGAACGTTCCTTCATCTCTTGGGCGATATCATATTCCTTTTTCAGGAATTCCTGATACTCGTCCGACATCGCGTTCGCTTCTTCACTGGTGATCCGGCCTTGTTCGACAAGTCGGTTCAAATAGCTGTCGCGAATCGGCGTCTGTTTGTCGATCGCTTTGTACATCATGGGCTGAGTGAAGCTAGGTTCGTCTGCTTCGTTGTGCCCCAGACGTCGGTAACAGACCAAATCGATGATCACATCTCGTTGGAACTTCTCACGGAAGTCCATTGCCATCGAAACGACATCCGCCACAGCTTCCGGATCGTCACCGTTGACGTGGAAGATCGGAATCTGCAGCATTCGTGCGATGTCGGTGCAGTAGCGAGTACTTCGCGAATCGTCGTAAGAGGTCGTGAAGCCGATCTGGTTGTTCACGATGATGTGAACCGTACCACCAACCTTGTATCCATCCAGCTGGCTGAGATTCAGCGTTTCCTGGACAACTCCTTCGCCAATAAATGCGGCGTCGCCATGGATTAGCACGGCCATGCCACGACGACGTTGCATGTCACCCGTGCGATCTTGCTTTGCTCGCAATCGCCCGAGTGCAACCGGGTTGATGAACTCTAAGTGGCTCGGGTTAAAGCAGAGCGAGAGGTGAACCTCGTTGCCCGACTTGGTCATCTTGTCGACGCTGTTACCCAAGTGATACTTAACGTCACCTCCACCAATAAACTGGTGGAAGTCAACGTCGTTGAACTGAGCGAACAATTCGCGGGCGGGCTGGCCGATGATATTGGTCAGCACGTTCAAACGACCACGGTGAGGCATGCCTAGCACGACTTCCCGCACGTGGTTGCTGGCTGCTCGATCGATCAGCAGATCGAGCATGGCGATCAGCATTTCTGAGCCGAATAAGGAGAACGTCTTCGCTCCGACGTACTTTTTGCGGACGAATTCCTCGAAGACGGTTGCCTCGGTCAGTCGCTGTAGAATCTGCTTCTGAACTGCGTTAGGAAGTTCTTTAATATGCGACTGGTGTTCGATTCGATCGATAATCCACTGCTGAACATCGGTTTCTTCGATGTGCGTGAACTGATAACCGATATGTTTGCAGTACAGATCATCGAGTCGTTTGACCAGATCTTCCAGGGCGATCTGCTCGATCTTGTCGCCGCTGCTGTAGTAGACCCGTTGATCCAGGTCAGAGCGAGATAGGCCGAACGACTCCAGCGACAGATTGGTCGCCTTTTTATTCTTGATGTTTAGTGGGTCAAGCTTCGCGTTAAAGTGACCGCGTGAGCGATAGCCGTTGACCAACTGGTCGGAACCGTACTGCACCTTCTGCAGCCTAACGTTTCCGGTCGCTCCGCCGGCGATCGCGGCTGGCCCGGCGGCAGTGCCAGTCTCGCCGAAAATACTGCGAGGCTGGAAAGAGGGGCGACGCGAACCGAGATCTGCAGCCGAAACTCCGTTCTCTTCTGCTTCACGGTCGAAAAACGCTCGCCAGTTTTCGGGCACCGCGTCCCGGTCATCCAGATACTTCTGCAGCAACCGCTCAACGTACGAGGCATTGTAACATGCCAGGTCGATTTCTTCCGCCTCGGCGGTTGGCGCGGACCTTGGTGTACTTTCTGAGATCATTTTCTAGCTGATGCCTCTATAGCTAATAGCTTAAGCGATTTTCCCAGGGGGAGTAGGGATGGAAGGGAGGTTGGCAATCCGGGCGGAAAACAGATATCCGAGAATGAAGGAAAGGGTCGCGATGTGCCGACAACCGGCCTGTTCCTGCCGTAATGTGGGACGTGCGTCAAACCTGCTCGGAAGGAGCTGTGAGGTCCTGCCAGAAACTGCCATGGAGGGATTCATCTTTGGGTACCCCGCATCCTTACTCGGGGAGCCTGACCGCTAATTGATGAAAACGTGGGACCTACTTAAGTTTCGAGATTGCAGAAACCATCAATTAAGAATTCTTCCGCAATAAAAACGCATTAGCGTACAACGTGACAACCTAACCGTCTATTTCAAATCTGCCGCTTGGACCGATTTTGCTCAAAAAGCTAACTGGGAGGACAAAAACTGATCTAATGCCCTCGGTTGGGTAATCACCTTCTCTGGGAAGCAGGACTGCTTGTTTTCGGTAGGACCACAAAACGCGTTAATGGCCCTTATCCTAGTGGGCAATTCTAGCCTGGCATTGCCAGAGTCAATCGTTTGCATCTTCGAACCGGAAAGCGTCACGCTTCCTGGTCGGTTTGACAGCCAAGACGAGATAAACTGTCGACGGTCAATACCATGATTCGACCGCAATTCAAAAGAATTTCAAGACCGGTAAGTGATGCCCACTTTCGGATCTTTCCGCCGATGCGTTCTGACTTTCGAGAAACCCAGCGAACTGCCGGGTAGTGAACGCAATTATTTTGTATTATTTCCTTGTCGAATAAATCGAATCAGGATAAAAATAAGCAATATCGCGGGATAGTCGCGGCTCTTATCAAATTTCTTATTTCCTCGCTCAGTATACCAAGCAAAAATCCTCATGGCAAAAAAATCGGGGCGAACGGCGGTTCGCATGAAAGACGTCGCCGATGTGGCGGGCGTTTCGCGGATGGCGGCGTCTGCCGTGCTGATGGGTACGGGTAACGGACGTATTCGAGTTTCCGAGGAAACGGCTGAGGCCATACGTAAGGCCGCCGCCGATCTCGGCTATCGCCCGAACATCGCAGCTCAACAGTTAGCCGGTAAGCGCAGCAATGTGGTCGCTCTGGTTGTCCGCGATACGCGGAACTTCCTCACGCAAAAGGTTTCCGCCGAACTGCAACGAGAAGCGGAAGAGCTCGGACTTCGTCTTTTGTCGGTCGGATCGTATCCGAAGCTCGACGGTTTCAACCGTGCTCTACAAGATCTCGATGCGGGCTGGGTCGACGGAGTGATCTATCTGGCCTACGAAAACGAGGAGCAATGGAGCGAGGTTGGGCGACAGTTTCAATCGCGACAGCGTGTTTTAACGGTGCTCGACGATCCCTGTATCGAGGGGATCGGGCACGTCAGCAGCGATGTCCGAACCGGCGCTGCTGAAACGATTGAGCACTTAATCTCGACTGGGCGAAAGCGAATCTGCCTGATTACGGAACAACGCGATACCATCGCTATCAATCAGCGAATCGAAGTCTATCGCGAAGAGTTGGCCAAGCATGGCATTGACTTTGGCGACGACAAAATCGTGGTCGACACCAAGGGCTGGCTCGTGAACGACCCGACGACTTTCCCTAAGTTTGACAAGATTTGTCGACACTTCCTCGACGACCACCAGGCCGACGCGATCATCTGTGACAGCGATTTCAATTCGGTCGCCATCTGCCGTTCCCTACGCCGTCTGAACGTAACGATCCCAGATGATGTCGCCGTGATCGGGTGGGGAGACTTACAATTTTCGTCTCTGCTCGACCCGCCGCTGACCACCGTCGAACACGACTTGCCCGGCATTCTGAAGGCAGCCATCAGCGCCATTCAATCGGATACGCCTGAGGAAACGACGGAAATTCTGGTTCCGACGCGGTTACGGATTCGCAATACTTCCTAATCGTTATTTCTTTTGCGAATTGGACACTTAGTTGCTGCTCTATCCCTTCTCAAGCAGAAAATATGGGCCGTCCTCTCCAGTGCTGGTTTCAATGAGTTTCCAGCCTTTTGTTCGGTAGAAACCGATCGCTCGCGTATTGGCCGTGACACACTTCAATTGCCATGGCCGCGGCAGCCAACCTTCCAGTGAGTCAAGTAATTGCGTCCCTACCCCCTTTCCTTGGTGGGACGAGGCAACATAGAGGTTGTGCACAAACCTATTCGCCTCCCACACGCTCATCAGTCCGATGATCTCTCCGCTTGACGACTGGGCCACGAAAACCTTCTCGCCTTGCGTGCTGGCGGCAAAGTTGGGGTCTTTCTTCGCCGGTTCCGACAACCAATCCGATTCATAGACGAACTGTTGAAACAACTGCTGGAGAGTCGTCGCATCCGAATTGTGAGCGAGACGGATTTGTATCATGTCTTACGGAAACGATTGAACGCCTAAAGGTTCACTAGGGGCAATCGGTCACGATCGATTGACTCGCCGTTTTCCTAACCTTATCGTTGACTTTGTCTTCACGGCGAAATTCCTACCCACCTCCTGCCAGGACCTTTACCATGCGAATTGCCACTTGGGCGATTTTAACGGCCTCCCTCCTTTCTGCACCACTTTTTGCACAAGATTCCCCGTCCACTCAATCACAGCAAAGCGTCAAGCCCGGTATCAACGACAACTTTCTTGATCCCGATCTAAAAGTGGAAGAATGGGTCAAGCGATTCGAGGTTGAAAGCCGCGAGATCTTCCATGCGCGAGATGAAATCGTTCAACAGCTAAAACTGAAATCAGGCGACCGGATCGCCGACATTGGAACCGGAACCGGACTATTCGTCGAACCGTTCGCGAAGGCAGTCGGAAAGAACGGGTGGGTCTATGCCGTCGACATTGCGCCTAAGTTCGTCGAACGTGTAGGCAAGCTGGCCGAGGAATATCAGCTAGACAACGTCACGCCCGTCGTCTGTGGCGAGGATGACGTCAGATTGGCACCTCGATCGATCGATGTCGCATTCATCTGCGACGTCTATCACCACTTCGAGTATCCCCAATCGTCGCTCGAGTCGATTCATAAGGCTTTGGTTCCGGGTGGCCAGCTCGTGGTAATCGATTTCAATCGCATCCCAGGCGAGTCACGTGATTGGACGCTAAGTCACGTCCGAGCCGGGAAAGAAGGATTTCGAAAGGAGATCGAAGCGGCCGGCTTCGAGTTCGTTGAAGAAGTGAAGATCGAAGCGTTTAAGGAAAACTATTTCCTGCGATTTACGCGGAAGTAAAGTCGCGTTCTGCTTCAACGTGCTGGGAACCGTTTGAATCGGTTCCCAGCGGAATCCTGCTAATGTCTCATCATGCAGGTTCTTTTGCCGCTTCTGGCATCGTCTTGTCCTCGCGCGACGTTACCCGCTCAAACTCTGCTTGATAGTCAGGGTGGTTCGTCTTGAACAGCAGATCCCAGTAGTTGAAGTACAACCCAAAGTTGTAGTTCACGCAGCGATGATGCATGTTGTGATGCACGCCGGTATTGTGCCAATAAAGCGGCCAGTATCGCAGGAAGTTCTTGGGGAACAACTCGAATCCCAGATGGCCGAAGACATTCATACCGGTCATGTAAAGCATCCAAATGACGACGGTAAAGGGATGCAACGGCATGAAGAGGGCGACGATTGGTAAGATAATCGCCTGAACGAACGCCTCAACTGGGTGAAAGGCAAACGCGGCCCATGGAGTCGGATTGTGGCTTTGATGATGGATTCGATGCACTTTGGCATACAGATACTTTGTATGCAGCAGCCGATGCGTCCAATAAAACCAAGCATCGTGAATCAAGATCATCGCCAAAACCGTAAACCAGAAATATGGCTGTGATGTGGGAATACCGTCGTAATAGAAATGTAAGACGCCGGCCAACTTCCCGAGGTAAACCACCACGCCAATCATCGCGAAGATCGCCAACGACGAAAGACTATACAGCACCTCGCGTCGAATATCGGACCAGCTGGCAAGTGAGTTCTGAATTTGTGCGAACCATCCTGTTCTTCGTAGAACGACATAGAACGCGAAAAAGGCTCCGCCGGCGAAGACGACGTAACGAATCAAATTCGTCGCATAGACCGCTCCGAAAATCATCGGGCCCCTTTTTACAACCGGCAGTTGTAGATCCAAAAGCCAATCAATCGCAATCACAGCGCTACAAATCATAGCGAGTCCCGCAAACCAGGGGAGAATCGTTTGCAGGTAAGGTACTAACAACCCGCGTTTGCCCTTGTTTCGCCTAGGCAAAGGCTTAGTTGGCTCCACCGTTTTGGGGGAAGTCGCCTCACTCATCCT
This window harbors:
- the odhB gene encoding 2-oxoglutarate dehydrogenase complex dihydrolipoyllysine-residue succinyltransferase, translated to MTIELKVPESGESIQEVQILKWLKSEGDNVQEDEDVVELETDKASMDLAAPANCTLQKILKQEGEIVGVGEVIALFEEGGGKPKAASKSTKAAKKAEEPKPAAATSEAKSDGSASSASGNDVQATPSGRRELLKHGLNASDVSPTGKTVRREDVEKYVESISNRKTGAGASSKNESELEEVIPMSLIRRRIAQRLVQAQQKAALLTTFNQVDMSYVMDLRKRHGESFQKRYGVKLGFMSFFTKALIDALKAHPELNAEIRDETNIVYRNYFHIGIAVGSGKGLVVPVLKFAERMSFAEIEQAIQEFAGRAKSNQLKPEELSGGTFTISNGGVYGSMLSTPIVNPPQSGVLGMHAIEERPIALNGQVVIRPMMYLALTYDHRIVDGREAVTFLRRVKEAIEEPSRMLIEA
- a CDS encoding LacI family DNA-binding transcriptional regulator — encoded protein: MAKKSGRTAVRMKDVADVAGVSRMAASAVLMGTGNGRIRVSEETAEAIRKAAADLGYRPNIAAQQLAGKRSNVVALVVRDTRNFLTQKVSAELQREAEELGLRLLSVGSYPKLDGFNRALQDLDAGWVDGVIYLAYENEEQWSEVGRQFQSRQRVLTVLDDPCIEGIGHVSSDVRTGAAETIEHLISTGRKRICLITEQRDTIAINQRIEVYREELAKHGIDFGDDKIVVDTKGWLVNDPTTFPKFDKICRHFLDDHQADAIICDSDFNSVAICRSLRRLNVTIPDDVAVIGWGDLQFSSLLDPPLTTVEHDLPGILKAAISAIQSDTPEETTEILVPTRLRIRNTS
- a CDS encoding 2-oxoglutarate dehydrogenase E1 component, with product MISESTPRSAPTAEAEEIDLACYNASYVERLLQKYLDDRDAVPENWRAFFDREAEENGVSAADLGSRRPSFQPRSIFGETGTAAGPAAIAGGATGNVRLQKVQYGSDQLVNGYRSRGHFNAKLDPLNIKNKKATNLSLESFGLSRSDLDQRVYYSSGDKIEQIALEDLVKRLDDLYCKHIGYQFTHIEETDVQQWIIDRIEHQSHIKELPNAVQKQILQRLTEATVFEEFVRKKYVGAKTFSLFGSEMLIAMLDLLIDRAASNHVREVVLGMPHRGRLNVLTNIIGQPARELFAQFNDVDFHQFIGGGDVKYHLGNSVDKMTKSGNEVHLSLCFNPSHLEFINPVALGRLRAKQDRTGDMQRRRGMAVLIHGDAAFIGEGVVQETLNLSQLDGYKVGGTVHIIVNNQIGFTTSYDDSRSTRYCTDIARMLQIPIFHVNGDDPEAVADVVSMAMDFREKFQRDVIIDLVCYRRLGHNEADEPSFTQPMMYKAIDKQTPIRDSYLNRLVEQGRITSEEANAMSDEYQEFLKKEYDIAQEMKERSLRRPEGVWEEFAGGLEPTNEDPEHDPADECPETRIPTDRSAEILRQLATVPDDFHRNRKLTRIADQRREMADGQRSLDWAAAEALAFATLSMEGHRIRLSGQDSQRGTFNQRHSVLHDINDGHEHNIFTNLSQKQAPVEIVNSPLSEAGVLGFDYGYSLDYPNALVAWEAQFGDFSNAAQVIIDQFMASAEDKWRRLSGLVLMLPHGYEGQGPEHSSARLERFLWLAAEDNIQVAIPTTPAQYFHILRRQMKRTWKKPLILFTPKSLLRHPAAVSSLEELANNKFERIIKDNRENPEHTSRVIMCSGKVYYDLAHYRDEHQRHDVAIIRVEQPYPLKNHTVQAVLDQYQDGVPLYWVQEEPDNMGVWPYWKLRYGHRMFERFPLSVIARETSSSPATGSKAAHEFEQQQLLERAFNT
- a CDS encoding GNAT family N-acetyltransferase, yielding MIQIRLAHNSDATTLQQLFQQFVYESDWLSEPAKKDPNFAASTQGEKVFVAQSSSGEIIGLMSVWEANRFVHNLYVASSHQGKGVGTQLLDSLEGWLPRPWQLKCVTANTRAIGFYRTKGWKLIETSTGEDGPYFLLEKG
- a CDS encoding NAD-dependent epimerase/dehydratase family protein, which encodes MNTSPSQDINSRSSTDRPVVLVTGSGGLIGSRTIPKLREEFTVVGMDLHPPGPQDTQTDHWIQVDLTDEQSVVDAVAELRQEFGDHLASVLHLAAYYDFSGEQSPLYEELTVQGTRRLIEHLQPLQVDQFIFSSSLLVMESIEVGKRLTSKSPTNAEWAYPQSKLETETLLREMHDDIPVLILRIAGVYDEQCHSLPVSHQIQRIYEKQLESYFFPGNEECGQSFVHLEDLADCILAAIHRRRELPSFETLLIGEEDVLSYEQLQDEIGQNLHGRDWPTIRIPACVAKAGAWAKDKMASSEEDRPFIKPWMVDLADQNYPVDLSEARAALGWSPKHTLRQTLRTILDNLKNNPQHFYETNKLGALEEDKSGASS
- a CDS encoding general stress protein, with product MSRQCVVAVYESLEAAQKAVHALDESKFPSEKVSLVANSIHQDLQSTTPIQYGDEATHDAAFGAGVGGLLAFFMAAPLLTIPGIGLMLIAGPISAGLAGAIVGGFLGALNGWGVHEDHITDYEEEVRKGACLVVANGDPYEIDYAKQILGKTEAKKVSMYAHESADEINP
- a CDS encoding vitamin K epoxide reductase family protein, with product MHQSSDKSIIQKAEQSRAVAPWNYNPSAWSQRVPVCILAFFATLVASHLAAFQWGLIDYVWDPVFGGQSAKVIGSDIAKKMDAWIGVPDAALGAIAYLGDAIFGLAGSTRRWQDRPWIVILFGIDVIPLGIVSVILVLIQTFVLGEWCFLCLITATISIALIYLAYDEVYSSLLYLWKVWRASGSKREVWITLCGFPTESAIRVGREMLEPKSPTSSEGT